A part of Terriglobia bacterium genomic DNA contains:
- a CDS encoding PadR family transcriptional regulator, protein MSKPADLVQGTLALLILKILALSPLNGWAIGQRLKQVSGDILQVSDGSLYPALHKLEQQGWIRAEWKPSENNRRAKYYSLTRLGKKQLEREAADWNRLSTAISSVVQLEEA, encoded by the coding sequence ATGAGCAAGCCCGCTGATCTCGTACAAGGCACGCTAGCCCTGCTGATCCTGAAAATCCTGGCATTGTCGCCGTTGAACGGCTGGGCAATCGGACAAAGGCTTAAGCAAGTCTCTGGGGATATCCTACAGGTCAGCGACGGATCACTGTATCCGGCCCTGCACAAACTAGAACAGCAAGGCTGGATCCGGGCGGAATGGAAGCCCAGTGAGAATAATCGCCGCGCCAAGTACTATTCGTTGACCCGATTGGGCAAGAAGCAGCTCGAGAGAGAAGCCGCCGACTGGAATCGTCTTTCGACAGCGATTTCGAGCGTTGTGCAACTAGAGGAGGCTTAA
- a CDS encoding ABC transporter permease has protein sequence MMGQWRKLKYLLPSRRRAEELDMQEELQSLKELAEPGELGNLTLAAEDARAVFTWMWLEHLGQDLRYALRSMFHNKTFTALAMLSLALGIGANTAIYSFMESILFRTLPVSDPKSLVVMKWRAKDFASVAMSISTSTGGTYTPPGGGTISTVFPYPALKLFQDNRNLLSSAFCYFVTESLNVTVREDTDAVKGQYVSGDYFLGMAVRPTAGRLILAADDEAGTAAVAVLSHRFSTERFGDSSRAVGQSIRINDKPFIVVGVAPPEFFGAEAGYVPDIYLPMHANMLLEPPTALAGVAQQYQDRNFYWIEVMGRLNPGVSLAQAQAVLAPQFRRFVEESASNEKERADLPQLMLQEGATGLDSLRRQYSKPVYVLMGMAGLILLIACANIASLLLARAFARRREIAVRLSIGASRVRVIRQLLTESVLLATLGGGLGVAVAAWGIHALTLLLANGRANFTLHAELNWAVLNFTITLSVLTGLLFGLAPAIQATKFDVMPALKQVRAITLAGNSHRAWNRLTLGRALVIAQIAFSFLLLVAAGLFLRTLSNLHAINLGFNREGVLLFTIKPQATSYGGAPLNRLYSDLQQRLSRAPGVTGVSLSVRPLPTGGGSVAPITVPGVSPLPASPARGIGATRAGLLSVGPAFFGTMQIPLLAGREFNEHDGAGSSLVAIVNERSVKNLGLTTPIGRTVVIGKSSYQIVGVVGDAAFMFLREDPAPMVYLSYLQGVRPPRQMTYELRTSGNPIRQANAVRQIVRQLDSRLAINGLETQTAHIDQAISQEITFARLCTAFAAIALLIACVGLYGTVAYNVERRTSEIGIRAALGAQRAGIVWMILCEVLVLALIALAIGVPAVLAGTRTVKSLLYGIQPNDPASIAASVTILLLAGLLAGYLPARRASRIDPMVAVRHE, from the coding sequence ATGATGGGCCAATGGAGAAAGCTCAAGTATTTGTTGCCATCGCGCCGCCGCGCCGAAGAGCTCGACATGCAGGAAGAACTGCAATCATTGAAAGAGCTGGCAGAACCCGGAGAACTTGGCAACCTTACTCTGGCCGCCGAGGACGCCCGCGCGGTTTTCACTTGGATGTGGCTGGAACACCTTGGCCAGGACCTCCGCTACGCGCTGCGCTCGATGTTTCACAACAAGACCTTTACCGCGCTGGCCATGCTTTCGCTGGCGCTGGGAATCGGCGCTAACACGGCGATATACAGCTTTATGGAATCTATCCTGTTTCGCACTTTGCCTGTCTCGGATCCGAAATCACTGGTGGTGATGAAGTGGCGCGCCAAGGACTTTGCTTCGGTGGCCATGAGCATTTCGACGTCCACAGGTGGGACCTATACCCCTCCTGGCGGAGGCACCATCAGCACAGTTTTTCCCTATCCTGCCCTGAAACTGTTCCAGGACAACAGGAACCTCCTGTCAAGCGCATTTTGCTACTTCGTAACGGAGAGTCTCAACGTGACGGTCCGTGAAGACACTGACGCCGTCAAAGGGCAATATGTGTCGGGAGATTATTTCCTCGGCATGGCTGTGCGTCCTACTGCGGGTCGATTGATTCTGGCAGCCGACGACGAGGCCGGTACGGCAGCGGTCGCAGTCTTGAGCCATCGTTTCAGCACGGAGCGGTTTGGCGATTCCAGCCGAGCGGTGGGGCAATCGATACGGATCAACGACAAGCCGTTCATTGTGGTTGGGGTGGCGCCGCCGGAGTTTTTTGGCGCAGAGGCTGGTTACGTACCGGACATCTATCTACCCATGCATGCCAACATGCTTCTCGAACCGCCGACCGCACTCGCCGGAGTGGCCCAGCAGTATCAGGATCGGAACTTTTATTGGATCGAGGTCATGGGCCGGCTCAATCCTGGTGTGAGCCTGGCACAGGCGCAGGCTGTGCTGGCGCCGCAATTCCGTCGGTTCGTCGAAGAGTCCGCTTCCAATGAAAAAGAACGCGCCGATCTTCCACAGTTGATGCTTCAGGAAGGCGCCACAGGGCTTGACAGTCTGCGGCGGCAGTACTCCAAGCCGGTCTACGTGCTGATGGGAATGGCCGGCCTGATCCTGTTGATCGCATGCGCTAATATTGCGAGCTTACTGTTGGCGCGCGCTTTCGCGCGCCGGCGCGAGATCGCAGTGCGGCTGAGCATTGGTGCGAGCCGGGTGCGCGTTATCCGTCAACTTTTGACCGAGAGTGTGCTCCTTGCGACATTGGGAGGTGGGCTCGGCGTGGCAGTTGCGGCATGGGGCATCCACGCGTTGACGTTGTTGCTCGCCAACGGGCGAGCCAATTTCACCCTCCACGCTGAGCTCAACTGGGCCGTATTGAATTTCACGATCACACTCTCTGTTCTCACAGGATTGCTCTTCGGCCTGGCCCCGGCCATACAGGCCACGAAGTTCGATGTGATGCCGGCGCTCAAACAGGTGCGCGCAATTACGCTGGCCGGCAATAGCCACCGGGCCTGGAACCGGCTCACATTGGGCAGGGCCCTGGTGATAGCGCAAATCGCATTTTCATTCCTGCTGCTGGTAGCGGCGGGTCTGTTCTTACGGACTCTCTCAAACCTGCATGCCATTAATCTCGGATTTAATCGTGAAGGGGTGCTGCTCTTCACCATCAAGCCCCAGGCAACCAGTTACGGCGGAGCGCCGCTGAACCGCCTATACTCGGACCTCCAGCAGCGGCTGAGCCGGGCGCCGGGCGTGACAGGCGTGAGTTTGTCCGTGCGTCCGCTGCCAACGGGAGGGGGATCGGTGGCTCCTATTACAGTGCCGGGCGTTTCGCCCCTCCCGGCTTCGCCGGCTCGAGGTATTGGAGCAACCCGAGCGGGCTTGTTAAGTGTCGGACCGGCGTTCTTCGGGACGATGCAGATTCCACTCCTTGCGGGTCGGGAATTCAACGAGCACGACGGTGCGGGATCATCCCTGGTTGCCATCGTTAATGAACGGTCAGTGAAAAATCTCGGATTGACAACTCCGATCGGCAGGACCGTGGTTATTGGGAAGAGCTCGTATCAGATCGTCGGAGTTGTCGGCGACGCTGCGTTCATGTTTTTGCGAGAAGATCCTGCTCCAATGGTCTACCTCTCCTATCTACAGGGCGTTCGCCCGCCCCGCCAAATGACGTACGAGCTGCGAACCTCCGGGAACCCGATAAGACAAGCCAATGCCGTGCGCCAGATTGTGCGGCAGCTGGATTCACGCCTGGCGATCAATGGACTGGAAACACAAACAGCGCATATCGACCAGGCGATCAGCCAGGAAATCACATTTGCACGGCTCTGCACGGCGTTTGCTGCAATCGCGTTATTGATTGCCTGCGTGGGCCTATATGGGACCGTCGCCTACAATGTCGAACGTCGGACCAGCGAGATCGGCATTCGCGCGGCGCTCGGCGCACAACGCGCCGGTATCGTATGGATGATCCTGTGCGAGGTTCTCGTTCTCGCTCTGATCGCATTAGCGATTGGCGTTCCCGCCGTACTTGCCGGAACGCGCACCGTCAAGTCGCTCTTGTACGGGATTCAGCCAAACGATCCGGCATCGATAGCGGCCTCCGTTACAATCCTGCTTCTGGCAGGATTACTTGCCGGCTATCTGCCTGCTCGCCGCGCTTCAAGAATTGACCCAATGGTGGCAGTTCGTCACGAATAG
- a CDS encoding ABC transporter permease — protein sequence MTWWTRLLYLLPWKRSAEDRELDEELQSIVNLAADDLGSPIAAHRALGNLTLAKEDARAVSKWRWLESVLADIRYAFRVLRREPSFTAIAVITLGLCIGANAAIFSLIDAVLLRTLPVRQPGQLVQLQSSTASYFAWQQFSARSGEWMTGILATTIEIRDVDLGGGPFRASVDLVTGNYFDLLGVAAAHGRTITPEDDRRANPAPVVVLSQRFWRRYFASDVSVLGRTIRIQGQPLSVIGVAPAEFFGIEVGQSPDLWMPLSLQPAVFPNQNWLDSPNTNFLDFIGRLRPGINAQAASDALTPVMMDINVSRLGTNIKPINIEHFKQQRLRLLSLERGISILRDRFSEPLKMVFGMVGVGLLLGCLNLMSLQLARARERRRELSIRLAIGAGRARILRQLLTESLVLTILGASFGLLLSGPAANALLAMITFRGGPVVISHGINGSVLGFVCLIAVSAALISGLLPALRALRGPLLPSLQARGRSGIAGRERRRLGRSLACVQLGLSLFLAAAACLFSFSLQKLVRYDIGLNRSNLVVLDMNTTEAGYDLNRGQIIVARIVERLNSLLGVRAVTYSQNGFFAGRNSSRDVYVDGFEPVQESDSSAWFDRVGPHYFTTIGAMLVAGRDVTEEDSTGSRRAAVVSESFARHFFQQRNPLGETVYVGEKKEAWEVVGIARDMRVDNVRATPRRWIYLTKYQPGDRMWSLQFLVRTSGAPLGLENALRQAIRQVDPRLPIRSINTADELLNRTLDRDRLLAFLAGSFGALALAIAAVGIYGLLSYEVTKRTNEVGIRMALGATRSGILALVLRDVLLVCAVGVTLGSVAVLACSSLVEKIVFGIEPRNPLLLAVAAAFLVLVACVAAWFPARRAASVDPMLALRHE from the coding sequence ATGACATGGTGGACCCGCCTGCTATATCTATTGCCCTGGAAGCGCAGCGCGGAAGATCGTGAGCTTGATGAAGAGCTGCAGTCGATCGTAAACCTGGCCGCAGACGACCTTGGCTCGCCCATCGCGGCGCACAGGGCACTCGGAAACCTGACGCTTGCCAAGGAAGATGCCCGCGCCGTGTCGAAATGGAGGTGGTTGGAGAGCGTACTGGCAGACATCCGATACGCCTTTCGCGTGCTTCGCCGTGAACCGTCATTTACTGCGATTGCGGTGATCACACTGGGATTGTGCATTGGAGCCAATGCCGCGATCTTCAGTCTGATCGATGCCGTGCTGCTGAGAACGCTGCCCGTCCGGCAGCCGGGACAACTGGTGCAATTACAGAGCAGCACCGCATCCTACTTCGCGTGGCAGCAGTTCAGCGCCCGCTCGGGCGAGTGGATGACGGGGATTCTCGCCACGACGATAGAGATCCGGGATGTCGATCTTGGCGGAGGACCTTTTCGGGCCTCGGTGGATCTGGTAACGGGAAACTACTTTGACTTGCTCGGTGTAGCCGCCGCCCATGGCCGGACGATCACGCCGGAAGACGATCGGCGGGCGAATCCTGCTCCTGTGGTTGTGCTCAGTCAGCGATTCTGGAGGCGCTATTTCGCATCCGATGTCTCGGTACTGGGCCGCACCATCCGGATTCAAGGCCAGCCCCTCTCTGTTATAGGTGTTGCGCCTGCTGAATTCTTCGGAATTGAAGTCGGGCAGTCTCCCGACCTGTGGATGCCGCTCTCACTTCAACCTGCCGTGTTCCCGAATCAAAACTGGCTTGATTCTCCCAATACCAATTTCCTGGACTTCATTGGTCGGTTGCGTCCCGGAATCAACGCACAAGCGGCGTCCGACGCGCTGACGCCGGTGATGATGGACATCAACGTCAGCCGGCTCGGAACGAACATAAAACCGATAAATATCGAGCACTTCAAACAGCAGAGATTGCGGCTGCTGTCCCTCGAGCGCGGCATCTCCATCTTGCGTGATCGCTTTTCCGAACCGCTGAAGATGGTCTTTGGCATGGTCGGAGTCGGCCTCCTGCTCGGTTGCCTCAACTTGATGAGCCTGCAGTTGGCTCGCGCCCGCGAACGGCGCCGCGAACTCAGCATCCGCCTGGCCATTGGAGCCGGCCGCGCCCGAATACTCCGCCAGCTCCTGACCGAATCCCTGGTCCTCACGATCCTCGGCGCCTCATTTGGTTTGCTTCTGAGCGGGCCTGCTGCGAATGCGTTGCTGGCGATGATCACGTTTCGGGGAGGACCCGTGGTGATTTCTCATGGAATCAACGGCTCTGTGCTGGGATTCGTGTGTTTAATTGCGGTTTCGGCGGCACTGATCTCCGGGCTCTTGCCGGCACTGCGCGCCTTGCGGGGCCCGCTGCTTCCTTCACTACAGGCACGCGGCCGTTCAGGAATCGCTGGGCGCGAGCGCAGACGGCTGGGGCGTTCACTGGCATGCGTGCAGCTTGGCCTGTCACTCTTCCTTGCAGCTGCGGCTTGCCTGTTTTCCTTCAGCTTGCAGAAGCTGGTTCGCTACGATATCGGATTGAACCGCAGCAACCTTGTTGTGTTGGATATGAATACGACGGAAGCGGGATACGATCTCAACCGCGGCCAGATCATTGTCGCCCGTATAGTCGAACGGCTGAATTCGCTGCTCGGTGTGAGGGCCGTGACTTATTCTCAAAACGGCTTTTTTGCGGGCCGAAACTCTAGCCGTGACGTGTACGTCGACGGATTTGAGCCGGTGCAGGAATCAGATTCCTCTGCCTGGTTCGACCGTGTAGGTCCGCACTATTTCACGACCATCGGCGCAATGCTCGTTGCCGGTCGAGATGTCACCGAAGAAGATTCCACTGGAAGCCGACGCGCAGCCGTGGTGAGCGAATCGTTTGCCCGTCATTTCTTCCAGCAGCGGAACCCCCTCGGGGAGACGGTGTACGTCGGCGAGAAGAAGGAGGCATGGGAGGTGGTCGGGATCGCGCGCGACATGCGCGTCGACAACGTTCGGGCAACGCCGCGCCGCTGGATCTACCTGACGAAGTATCAGCCGGGGGATCGCATGTGGAGTCTACAGTTCCTGGTGCGCACATCCGGAGCGCCACTCGGGTTGGAAAACGCTCTTCGTCAGGCGATCCGACAAGTGGATCCACGGCTGCCGATAAGGAGCATCAACACCGCCGATGAGCTTCTCAACCGGACCCTGGACCGCGATCGCCTGCTTGCGTTCCTTGCTGGTTCCTTTGGCGCTCTTGCGTTGGCGATTGCAGCCGTAGGCATCTACGGTCTGCTGTCGTACGAAGTGACCAAGCGGACGAACGAGGTCGGCATCCGCATGGCCCTTGGCGCAACGCGCTCGGGCATCCTCGCCTTAGTGCTGCGCGACGTGCTCCTGGTATGTGCTGTCGGTGTAACGCTCGGAAGTGTTGCGGTGCTGGCATGCAGCAGCCTGGTTGAAAAGATCGTGTTTGGAATCGAGCCTCGAAATCCGCTGCTGCTCGCGGTTGCTGCCGCGTTTCTCGTTCTCGTCGCGTGCGTGGCGGCGTGGTTTCCTGCGCGCCGGGCCGCTTCTGTCGACCCGATGCTCGCGCTTCGCCACGAATGA
- a CDS encoding PadR family transcriptional regulator produces MKKLQSHGTDLLQGTLDLLVLRTLIFGSLHGYGIAKAIHQTSNEALRIEFGSLYPALRRLELKGWISSKWETSERNRQAKFYRLTPAGKRQLVKEESKWQQFVAAMSSVLKSDPRGSQS; encoded by the coding sequence ATGAAAAAACTTCAATCGCACGGCACGGATTTGTTGCAAGGTACGCTCGATCTGCTTGTGCTGCGGACGCTGATTTTCGGATCGCTGCATGGTTACGGAATTGCCAAGGCCATCCATCAGACATCCAATGAGGCGTTGCGGATCGAGTTCGGCTCGCTTTATCCGGCCCTCCGCCGGCTTGAATTGAAAGGTTGGATTTCTTCCAAGTGGGAAACCTCCGAGCGCAATCGGCAGGCCAAGTTTTATCGCCTCACGCCCGCGGGGAAACGGCAGCTGGTGAAAGAGGAATCGAAATGGCAGCAGTTTGTGGCTGCGATGTCGAGTGTTCTGAAATCTGATCCGAGGGGTTCGCAATCATGA
- a CDS encoding ABC transporter permease, with protein sequence MWASIRAFLWRLIHLVRCSGSESSFERELEFHLRMEISENLRRGMNAEEARRQALIAIGGMDQTKEACREASGIRWIDEFHRDLAFGVRILRKKPGFAAMVVMVLALGIGANTAFFSILNALYFKPLPYPDSDRLVLLGEALAPLSPSGPVARSSYATFVDWSRHNQVFEGLAAYQTKELNVAGGDEARRIKGDRVSSDYFRLFRIQPGLGRTFLSEDFAPERHPVAILSYRYWQTSFGGRSDIVGQVIRIDGQATTIVGVMPELFRSLPMEGGSALWIPLVASEEESARAYNVFMVMGRLKNGVALESARNSMSILMRHLVEQHPKEYAFRFYPPSEKKDWCVRMEGVHRSFAQKGTAGEGKLLMAAFGLFLLIACANVANLLLAQGTDRRKEIGVRIAMGAGRLRVIRQLMAESLLLALLGGTVGVLLARWSLSLFIALSNPFAAFGVEKFEIDSRMLLFTLAVSVACSFVFGIVPALTSTRVEPLETLKNFASGYSSVVRRRRLSGILVVWEFALSLLLLSGGGFVLRGLFQLWNFNWGFPLENRLAVTLSLAKSSTGKEANRKPLFGDFLSEVRTLPGVRSAALMLDLPIMWQGASTRIDYEKDRQTDDRAKLTASCEPVSPDYWRTLGIPLKKGRFFTEQDVDRDVAIVSESMAREVWAGQETIGKKVRVYNAWYTVVGISSDVVNLGFVRKPEYAVYLPSNFTEYSNATLVLHTDGDPVDLTARIRDIIKRMDPDQPVTAIRTLKDARDELARPWAFLIVLLGSIAAAAVVVSGIGMYGVTSRSVTAQTREIGIRMALGASSGSVVGRVVRNGARWAITGIGFGLAAAILGSKVLSSQFWWLASSQVSVIVLLALLLGIIALLACYLPARRASRIEPSVTLRAE encoded by the coding sequence ATGTGGGCTTCGATTCGTGCCTTTCTGTGGCGCCTCATTCACCTCGTACGTTGTTCAGGCTCAGAGTCTTCATTCGAGAGAGAACTGGAATTCCATCTGCGGATGGAGATCTCGGAAAATCTCAGACGTGGAATGAATGCCGAGGAAGCGCGGCGGCAGGCGCTGATCGCAATCGGCGGCATGGACCAGACGAAAGAGGCATGCCGCGAGGCCAGCGGGATCCGCTGGATTGACGAGTTCCATCGGGACCTGGCATTCGGCGTCCGGATTTTGAGGAAGAAACCGGGATTTGCCGCCATGGTCGTCATGGTGCTCGCGTTGGGGATCGGCGCCAACACCGCTTTCTTCAGCATTCTGAACGCCCTCTATTTCAAGCCACTGCCTTATCCTGATTCGGATCGGCTGGTCCTGCTCGGAGAAGCCCTTGCACCGCTAAGTCCGTCTGGGCCAGTGGCTAGATCTTCCTATGCGACCTTCGTCGACTGGAGCAGGCACAACCAAGTGTTCGAAGGTCTCGCGGCCTACCAGACGAAAGAACTCAATGTTGCCGGAGGCGACGAGGCCCGCCGCATAAAAGGCGACCGCGTCTCGAGTGATTACTTCCGTTTATTTCGCATCCAACCCGGGCTGGGCCGCACCTTCCTTTCGGAAGACTTTGCGCCCGAGCGGCATCCTGTTGCGATATTGAGCTACCGTTATTGGCAGACTTCGTTTGGCGGCCGGTCCGATATCGTCGGCCAAGTCATCCGGATTGACGGGCAGGCCACTACGATCGTGGGTGTAATGCCTGAACTATTTCGCTCCCTGCCGATGGAAGGAGGGTCCGCGCTCTGGATTCCACTCGTTGCCTCCGAGGAGGAATCCGCGCGTGCTTACAATGTCTTCATGGTTATGGGCCGCCTGAAAAACGGTGTCGCGCTCGAGTCGGCTCGAAATTCCATGAGCATCCTCATGCGTCACCTTGTGGAGCAACACCCGAAGGAGTACGCGTTTCGTTTCTATCCTCCCTCGGAGAAGAAAGACTGGTGCGTCCGCATGGAAGGGGTGCATCGGTCATTTGCGCAGAAAGGCACGGCGGGAGAGGGGAAGCTGCTCATGGCTGCATTCGGTTTGTTCCTGCTGATCGCCTGTGCAAACGTAGCGAACCTCCTGCTGGCTCAGGGCACAGACAGGAGAAAAGAAATCGGCGTGCGCATCGCGATGGGAGCCGGCAGGCTGCGCGTCATCCGACAACTGATGGCTGAGAGCCTGTTGCTTGCCCTGCTCGGGGGCACAGTCGGCGTGCTGCTTGCCAGATGGTCGCTGTCTCTCTTCATTGCACTATCAAATCCGTTCGCAGCGTTTGGAGTGGAAAAATTCGAAATCGACAGCCGCATGCTGCTCTTCACGCTGGCGGTTTCCGTCGCATGCAGCTTCGTTTTTGGAATCGTCCCCGCCTTGACCAGCACCCGGGTCGAACCACTCGAAACCCTTAAGAACTTCGCCTCCGGATACTCCTCCGTGGTGCGTCGGCGCCGCTTGAGCGGCATCCTGGTGGTCTGGGAGTTTGCACTTTCGCTACTGCTCCTGTCAGGCGGCGGTTTCGTTCTGAGGGGCCTTTTTCAGCTCTGGAATTTCAATTGGGGATTCCCCCTCGAAAACCGCCTGGCGGTCACCCTCTCGCTAGCAAAAAGTAGCACCGGGAAAGAAGCGAACCGGAAACCACTCTTCGGAGACTTCCTTTCCGAAGTCCGGACGCTCCCCGGTGTGCGCTCGGCCGCGCTCATGCTGGACCTGCCGATTATGTGGCAAGGGGCATCCACGCGAATCGATTATGAGAAGGACCGACAGACTGATGACAGGGCGAAGCTGACTGCTTCTTGCGAACCTGTGAGCCCGGATTATTGGCGAACCCTTGGAATCCCGCTGAAAAAGGGACGCTTCTTCACCGAACAGGATGTCGATCGAGACGTTGCCATTGTCAGCGAAAGTATGGCCCGTGAAGTCTGGGCTGGGCAGGAAACGATCGGGAAGAAGGTGCGGGTCTACAACGCATGGTATACCGTAGTCGGGATCAGCAGCGACGTGGTCAATTTGGGTTTTGTGCGCAAACCCGAATATGCCGTATACCTGCCCTCCAACTTCACTGAGTATAGCAATGCTACTCTCGTCCTACATACAGACGGGGATCCCGTGGACCTTACCGCGCGGATCAGGGACATAATCAAGCGCATGGATCCTGATCAGCCCGTCACCGCCATCCGAACACTGAAGGACGCCCGGGATGAGTTGGCCCGGCCCTGGGCGTTTTTGATCGTGCTGTTAGGGAGCATCGCTGCAGCCGCAGTTGTGGTGTCGGGCATAGGCATGTATGGAGTAACGTCGCGTTCCGTTACCGCCCAAACCAGAGAAATCGGCATAAGAATGGCTCTGGGCGCCTCGAGCGGATCGGTTGTCGGTCGGGTGGTCCGAAACGGAGCACGATGGGCGATTACCGGGATCGGATTCGGGCTGGCTGCGGCCATCCTGGGTTCCAAGGTTCTCTCGTCCCAATTCTGGTGGCTGGCTTCATCCCAAGTTTCCGTGATCGTTCTTCTCGCGCTGCTACTGGGAATCATCGCTTTACTGGCCTGTTATCTGCCAGCACGACGTGCCAGCAGGATCGAGCCTTCCGTCACTCTGCGCGCGGAATAG